The Spirosoma radiotolerans genome has a window encoding:
- a CDS encoding D-2-hydroxyacid dehydrogenase, with amino-acid sequence MKIVVLDGYTLNPGDLSWEGLEKLGDLTVYDRTSADNVVERAKDADIIFTNKTPLNEAILTQLSSAKFIGVLATGYNIVNTDVARKQGITVSNVPGYSTASVVQLTFALLLELTLHVQRHSDVVRDGKWARSADFSFWDYPLIELAGKTLGVIGFGSIGESVADVATAFGMNIIGSKRHPTDQSHRKNFKWADIPELLAESDVVSIHAPLTPDTNGLINKENLARMKPSAFLLNTARGPIVVDQDLADALNEGVIAGAGIDVLSAEPPSADNPLFGAKNCLITPHIAWATLEARTRLMKITVDNLAAFLNGNPVNVVN; translated from the coding sequence ATGAAGATTGTTGTCTTAGATGGCTATACATTGAATCCGGGCGATTTATCCTGGGAAGGGCTGGAAAAATTAGGCGATCTGACCGTTTATGACCGCACATCGGCCGATAACGTAGTGGAACGGGCAAAAGATGCCGACATCATTTTTACCAATAAAACGCCCCTGAACGAGGCTATATTGACACAACTGTCATCGGCCAAATTCATTGGTGTGCTGGCAACGGGATATAATATTGTCAATACCGATGTGGCCCGTAAACAAGGCATTACCGTCAGCAACGTGCCGGGTTACAGCACCGCGTCGGTGGTTCAGCTTACGTTCGCCTTACTTCTCGAACTGACCCTGCATGTTCAGCGGCATAGCGATGTTGTGCGCGATGGCAAGTGGGCTCGCTCGGCCGATTTTAGTTTTTGGGACTACCCGCTCATCGAACTGGCCGGAAAAACGCTGGGCGTTATTGGCTTTGGTAGTATCGGCGAGAGTGTGGCCGATGTAGCCACCGCTTTTGGTATGAACATCATCGGCTCAAAACGGCACCCTACGGACCAGTCACACCGCAAAAATTTCAAGTGGGCCGACATCCCGGAATTGCTGGCCGAATCGGATGTGGTGAGTATTCACGCGCCTTTGACGCCCGACACCAATGGCCTAATCAATAAAGAGAACCTGGCTCGCATGAAGCCTTCTGCCTTCCTGCTGAACACCGCGCGCGGCCCCATCGTTGTCGACCAGGATTTGGCCGATGCGCTGAACGAAGGCGTCATTGCCGGAGCAGGTATCGATGTCTTGTCGGCCGAGCCGCCCTCCGCCGACAACCCGTTGTTCGGGGCCAAAAACTGTCTGATTACCCCGCACATTGCCTGGGCAACGCTGGAAGCCCGAACCCGGCTTATGAAAATCACCGTCGATAATCTGGCGGCTTTTTTGAACGGAAACCCCGTCAATGTCGTCAATTAG
- a CDS encoding glycerate kinase, whose translation MKPIRILIAPNAFKHSLNATDVATALEQGLTQSALDCVCECFPVGDGGDGTGTLMIQKHDGLLVSATVNDPLGRPIPSSFGLVNNGHTAVIEMANASGLQLLQPDELDPLRATSFGTGELIRLALDKGVREMVLAIGGSATVDGGTGILRALGIQFLAADSTALTTPESLTNLETIDVSGLDPRILACTITILCDVDNPLVGDQGSAAVFGPQKGATPESVNKLDASLRRFAEVAHRQTGVDMTYLKHGGAAGGVAAGLHTFLKANLVNGVDFFLGFTNFGKALDQADLVLTGEGSLDEQTLHGKGPFGVAFQAKQKKLPVLGIAGKVPLEPNEALNQYFDVLLAIGNGPADIPTAMQLTRQNLVRTAQQLGNLLALTGNVSLRS comes from the coding sequence ATGAAACCCATCCGTATCCTGATTGCTCCTAATGCATTTAAGCATAGCCTGAACGCTACGGATGTAGCCACTGCTCTTGAACAAGGGTTAACGCAAAGCGCGCTCGACTGCGTTTGTGAATGCTTTCCCGTCGGTGATGGGGGCGATGGCACGGGGACGTTAATGATTCAAAAACACGATGGCTTGCTCGTTTCAGCAACCGTCAACGACCCACTTGGCCGCCCCATACCCTCGTCTTTCGGACTGGTGAACAACGGCCACACGGCGGTCATCGAAATGGCGAATGCGTCGGGGCTCCAGCTACTACAGCCCGACGAGTTGGATCCACTTCGGGCCACGTCATTCGGGACCGGCGAATTGATCAGGCTGGCTCTTGACAAAGGCGTCCGGGAAATGGTACTGGCCATTGGCGGATCGGCAACGGTAGACGGCGGCACCGGCATTTTACGGGCGCTCGGCATCCAATTTCTGGCGGCCGATAGTACAGCGCTAACCACTCCCGAAAGCCTGACCAACCTGGAAACCATTGATGTATCCGGGCTTGATCCGCGCATTCTGGCCTGTACGATAACCATCCTCTGCGATGTCGACAATCCGTTAGTTGGCGACCAGGGATCGGCCGCCGTTTTCGGTCCGCAAAAAGGGGCTACTCCCGAAAGTGTCAACAAACTGGATGCCAGCCTGCGCCGGTTTGCCGAGGTAGCACACCGTCAAACCGGCGTGGATATGACTTACTTAAAACATGGTGGTGCCGCAGGCGGTGTAGCAGCCGGACTCCATACATTTCTCAAGGCGAACCTGGTCAATGGTGTCGACTTCTTTCTCGGGTTTACGAACTTCGGAAAAGCGCTGGATCAGGCCGATCTGGTCCTTACCGGCGAAGGCAGCCTGGACGAGCAGACGCTGCATGGAAAAGGTCCGTTTGGCGTTGCCTTCCAGGCAAAACAAAAAAAATTGCCGGTGCTGGGTATAGCAGGCAAAGTTCCTCTGGAGCCAAACGAGGCATTAAACCAGTATTTCGACGTGTTGCTGGCCATCGGCAATGGACCAGCAGATATTCCTACAGCCATGCAGTTGACCCGGCAGAATCTGGTCCGCACGGCCCAGCAACTGGGTAACTTACTAGCCTTGACGGGTAACGTCAGCCTTAGAAGCTAA
- a CDS encoding aldo/keto reductase — protein sequence MEYRKLGESDLSVSVITFGAWAAGGWMWGGTERKGAIDAIRASYDLGVTSIDTAPVYGQGTSEEIVGEAIKDIPRDKVQILTKYGMRWDLAKGDFGFKSQDNEGNPIDVYKYSGKESIIKECEDSLKRLGTDYIDLYQMHWPDVTTPIEESMEAVLRLIEQGKVRQAGVSNYNVDQMKQAETVLNLASNQVPFSMINRGIEAELVPYCLANKKAILAYSPMERGLLTGKIKPGHQFAEGDHRAGYRFFKEENIRQTDAFLQKIKPLADSKNASLSQLVIRWTIERPGITVALVGARNAEQATQNAKAIDIQLSADEIEFINQQLEEVELV from the coding sequence ATGGAATACAGAAAACTGGGAGAATCTGATTTAAGCGTTTCCGTGATTACGTTCGGGGCCTGGGCCGCTGGCGGCTGGATGTGGGGCGGAACCGAACGAAAAGGCGCTATCGACGCCATTCGGGCTTCGTATGATCTGGGCGTTACGTCTATTGACACGGCGCCGGTTTACGGACAGGGAACGAGTGAAGAAATTGTGGGCGAAGCCATCAAGGACATCCCCCGCGATAAAGTGCAGATTCTGACCAAGTACGGCATGCGCTGGGATTTGGCAAAAGGTGATTTTGGCTTCAAGAGCCAGGACAACGAGGGCAATCCGATTGATGTCTATAAATACTCCGGCAAGGAGAGCATTATTAAAGAATGCGAAGATAGCCTGAAGCGGCTGGGCACCGATTACATCGACCTGTACCAAATGCACTGGCCCGACGTAACGACGCCCATCGAGGAAAGCATGGAAGCCGTACTCCGGCTGATCGAGCAGGGCAAGGTGCGCCAGGCCGGGGTCAGTAATTACAACGTCGATCAGATGAAACAGGCCGAGACGGTGCTCAACCTGGCCTCGAACCAAGTGCCCTTCAGCATGATCAACCGGGGTATTGAAGCGGAACTCGTTCCCTACTGCCTTGCCAACAAAAAGGCGATTCTGGCCTATAGCCCCATGGAGCGCGGACTGCTGACGGGTAAAATCAAACCCGGCCACCAGTTTGCCGAAGGCGACCACCGTGCCGGTTATCGATTCTTCAAAGAAGAGAACATCCGACAAACCGATGCTTTTTTGCAAAAAATCAAACCGTTGGCCGACAGTAAAAATGCTAGTTTGAGCCAGTTAGTCATTCGCTGGACCATCGAACGCCCTGGCATTACTGTGGCGCTGGTGGGTGCCCGCAACGCGGAACAGGCCACCCAGAATGCCAAAGCTATTGACATTCAATTATCGGCAGACGAGATTGAATTTATCAATCAGCAATTGGAAGAAGTGGAACTCGTGTAG
- a CDS encoding putative quinol monooxygenase has protein sequence MIVITGKRAVNYVIFSLGVLLVAGCNNASAQDKKQMVRLAKIVIDSPQVERYKAALKEEIEASVRLEPGVLTLYAVSEKDNPTHMTILEIYADTAAYKAHLKTPHFIKYKTTTNEMVKSLELVEATPLVPGMKIK, from the coding sequence ATGATCGTAATAACGGGAAAACGGGCCGTCAACTACGTTATTTTCAGCCTGGGCGTACTCTTAGTCGCCGGTTGCAACAACGCTTCTGCACAGGATAAAAAACAAATGGTTCGTCTGGCCAAAATTGTCATTGACTCCCCTCAGGTAGAACGCTACAAAGCCGCCCTTAAGGAGGAGATAGAAGCATCTGTACGCCTTGAACCCGGCGTGCTGACGTTATACGCTGTTTCGGAGAAAGACAATCCCACCCACATGACCATCCTGGAAATTTATGCCGATACAGCTGCGTACAAGGCGCACTTAAAGACACCTCATTTCATAAAGTACAAGACGACTACGAACGAAATGGTGAAGTCGCTCGAACTTGTCGAGGCCACTCCGCTGGTGCCCGGCATGAAAATAAAGTAA
- a CDS encoding glycoside hydrolase family 127 protein, whose protein sequence is MPRAAFLIILLLWAMSAQAQDYPIVPVPFTSVTINGGFWQPRLATNRTVTIPFDFKKCEETGRISNFAVAGGLAKGTFRGLRYDDSDVFKVVEGASYSLQTKYDPQLDRYLDSLITLFAAAQEPDGYLYTIRTILKDSTNKKDNQAGPTRFSYVAGSHELYNVGHMYEAAVAHFLATGKRSFLNVALKNADYLMQTIGPDKLIVVPGHQEIELGLVKLYRVTNDKRYLDFARFLLDMRGRSDKRTLFPDPANSGQGASYLQDQVPVTQQKEAVGHAVRAGYMYAAMSDIAAIQQDKAYMNALLAIWNDVVERKQYLTGGLGARGHGEAFGAAYELPNDVAYAETCAAVANMLWNHRMFLLTGESKYMDVFERVLYNGFLAGVSLEGDSFFYVNPLASDGQRKFNVGQAATRAPWFGTSCCPTNVVRFMPSLPGYVYATKGDNLFINLFLTNQAKLVVNGKPVQIQQTTNYPWAGNVSVTVRPEKAQTFTLQVRMPGWAAGKPMPGNLYHYVNTAAKPLVLTVNGQRVKYTTENGYARISRTWKPGDRLEWTLDMPVREVKANEQVADDYNKVAIERGPILYCAEGVDNGGKALSLAVSTGLAFRPTLESQKLGGIVSLSGNASGKPLTLIPYYAWSHRGPNEMAVWFGQVK, encoded by the coding sequence ATGCCACGAGCCGCTTTTCTGATCATACTACTTTTGTGGGCCATGAGTGCCCAGGCGCAGGACTATCCCATTGTGCCGGTGCCCTTCACGAGTGTGACCATAAACGGCGGCTTCTGGCAACCCCGACTGGCCACCAACCGCACGGTAACCATTCCGTTCGATTTTAAAAAGTGCGAAGAAACCGGCCGAATCAGCAACTTCGCCGTAGCCGGAGGGCTTGCTAAGGGAACCTTTCGGGGGCTGCGGTACGACGACTCCGATGTCTTTAAAGTGGTGGAAGGAGCGTCCTATTCGCTTCAGACGAAATACGATCCCCAACTGGATCGCTACCTGGATAGTCTGATTACACTTTTTGCTGCCGCTCAGGAGCCGGACGGTTATCTGTATACCATCCGTACCATCCTGAAAGACAGTACGAACAAAAAAGATAACCAGGCCGGGCCAACACGGTTTTCGTATGTGGCAGGTAGCCATGAGCTTTACAATGTGGGGCATATGTACGAAGCCGCCGTGGCCCATTTCCTCGCAACCGGCAAGCGTTCATTCCTGAATGTGGCGTTGAAAAATGCCGATTACCTGATGCAGACGATCGGTCCCGACAAACTCATTGTGGTGCCGGGCCATCAGGAAATCGAACTGGGGCTGGTCAAGCTCTACCGGGTTACGAACGACAAACGGTACCTCGATTTTGCCCGTTTTCTGCTCGACATGCGCGGCCGGTCTGACAAGCGGACCCTCTTCCCCGATCCGGCTAATTCGGGTCAGGGAGCCAGCTACTTACAGGACCAGGTGCCAGTGACGCAACAAAAAGAGGCCGTGGGCCATGCCGTGCGGGCGGGGTACATGTATGCCGCTATGAGCGACATTGCGGCCATTCAGCAGGATAAAGCTTACATGAATGCGCTACTGGCAATCTGGAACGACGTTGTCGAACGCAAACAATACCTGACGGGTGGCTTGGGCGCGCGCGGACATGGGGAAGCGTTTGGCGCAGCCTACGAACTACCCAACGATGTTGCCTATGCCGAGACTTGTGCGGCTGTGGCCAATATGCTCTGGAACCACCGCATGTTTTTGCTGACGGGCGAATCAAAATACATGGACGTGTTTGAGCGGGTACTTTACAACGGGTTTCTGGCGGGTGTTTCCCTCGAAGGCGATTCGTTTTTTTACGTTAACCCGCTAGCCTCCGACGGTCAGCGTAAGTTCAACGTTGGGCAGGCCGCAACCCGCGCTCCCTGGTTTGGTACATCCTGCTGCCCCACCAACGTTGTGCGGTTTATGCCGTCGCTGCCCGGTTATGTGTATGCTACTAAAGGCGATAACCTCTTTATCAACCTGTTTCTAACCAATCAGGCGAAGCTGGTTGTCAATGGAAAACCCGTTCAGATTCAACAGACCACCAACTATCCCTGGGCGGGTAACGTATCCGTAACGGTTCGGCCGGAAAAAGCCCAGACGTTTACGCTCCAGGTTCGGATGCCGGGCTGGGCAGCGGGTAAACCCATGCCTGGTAACTTATATCACTATGTGAACACAGCGGCAAAACCCCTGGTCTTGACGGTAAACGGTCAGCGAGTTAAGTACACCACCGAAAATGGCTATGCGCGCATCAGCCGGACCTGGAAACCCGGCGACCGGCTTGAGTGGACACTAGACATGCCCGTTCGGGAAGTAAAAGCGAATGAACAGGTGGCCGATGACTACAACAAAGTAGCCATTGAGCGCGGCCCGATTCTGTATTGTGCCGAAGGCGTCGATAACGGCGGGAAAGCCCTATCGTTGGCCGTTTCAACTGGGCTGGCATTCCGTCCAACCCTGGAGTCCCAAAAGCTGGGTGGCATTGTGTCGTTGTCGGGCAACGCATCCGGCAAGCCGCTCACCCTGATTCCTTATTATGCCTGGTCGCACAGAGGGCCTAACGAAATGGCGGTCTGGTTTGGGCAAGTAAAGTGA
- a CDS encoding Gfo/Idh/MocA family protein → MTRQSNRRDFLKQGSAAALSLALFPSLKRKVAPSDKLRVAHIGLNGMGTNHLNWFARLPEVDVVGLCDVDETHLSKALNTLQGIQPNTTAKTYADFRHLLDRKDIDAITCATPDHWHAQIAIMAFQAGKDVYGEKPLSYSVREGQKMLKAVNRYDRIFQLGTQIHAGDNYHRVVELIRGGAIGKVHTVRLWKTGFPPVLGPANYQTPPATLNWDMWQGPAPASLYTPERCHFTYRYFLDYSGGVFQDFWCHIADVVWWAINPTGLKSINAKGAGPEGIGDAPKWIDIDYQFDNLSLHWTSTPPNVPGAEKRGIGAYFEGDKGTLLCDYSTREITINGVVMNDIAEIPITLERSPGHQQNFVDAVKSREQPESNLAYARQMTMPMHLGLISYRLGQPLEWNARKEKFRHNADANAMLSREYRKGWDLM, encoded by the coding sequence ATGACGCGCCAATCGAACCGCCGTGATTTTCTGAAACAAGGAAGTGCAGCCGCCCTCAGCCTGGCGCTGTTTCCGAGCTTGAAACGAAAAGTTGCTCCCAGCGATAAGCTACGGGTAGCGCATATTGGCCTGAACGGCATGGGTACCAATCACCTCAACTGGTTTGCCCGACTTCCTGAAGTCGACGTCGTTGGGTTGTGCGATGTGGACGAGACGCATCTGAGTAAAGCCCTCAATACGTTGCAGGGGATACAACCGAACACAACCGCCAAAACATACGCCGACTTCCGGCACCTTCTCGACCGGAAGGATATCGATGCCATCACCTGCGCTACCCCCGACCATTGGCATGCCCAGATCGCGATCATGGCTTTTCAGGCCGGGAAAGACGTGTATGGTGAAAAGCCCCTTTCTTACAGTGTTCGGGAGGGGCAAAAGATGCTCAAGGCCGTTAATCGCTATGACCGGATTTTTCAACTGGGCACGCAGATCCACGCGGGCGATAATTACCACCGGGTAGTCGAGCTGATTCGGGGCGGGGCCATTGGCAAGGTGCATACCGTACGGCTTTGGAAAACAGGCTTCCCGCCCGTGCTGGGCCCGGCCAATTACCAGACGCCACCGGCTACCCTCAACTGGGACATGTGGCAGGGGCCAGCGCCGGCTTCTTTGTACACACCCGAACGCTGCCATTTTACCTACCGCTATTTTCTGGATTATTCGGGCGGTGTATTTCAGGATTTCTGGTGCCACATTGCCGACGTGGTTTGGTGGGCTATCAACCCCACCGGACTAAAAAGTATCAATGCCAAAGGAGCGGGCCCCGAAGGCATTGGCGATGCCCCCAAGTGGATAGACATTGACTATCAATTTGATAACCTTTCGCTGCACTGGACCAGTACACCGCCCAACGTACCGGGTGCCGAAAAACGGGGAATCGGTGCTTATTTCGAGGGCGACAAGGGAACGCTTCTCTGCGACTATAGCACCCGCGAAATCACCATCAATGGTGTCGTGATGAATGATATTGCCGAGATTCCCATCACGCTGGAGCGGTCACCGGGCCATCAGCAGAATTTTGTGGACGCGGTGAAGTCCCGTGAACAGCCGGAATCAAATCTGGCCTACGCCCGCCAAATGACCATGCCGATGCACCTCGGCCTTATTTCCTACCGACTAGGCCAGCCGCTGGAATGGAACGCCCGCAAAGAGAAGTTCCGGCATAATGCCGACGCCAACGCGATGCTGTCGCGAGAGTATCGGAAAGGCTGGGATTTGATGTGA
- a CDS encoding FG-GAP-like repeat-containing protein, translating into MSTLKRSFFQLYQYAFISAAVWIAVGSCQSGKDAALNDPALAEGKQLAQQHCAGCHLVPSPDLLNKETWVKHVLPAMAPNLGLEVYSEGVYYAGAKASISFDNWQKLLLYYQTLAPETLEGAKAPEPVTNDWAMFSLEKPRLDTTQTAMTTLVAMDTISHQLYSSDAFQNNLYRWNRALQPTLFNRLNSAGVSATFFRDKTGIEHGVFSCLGTMRAADISKGELISLTIAGKQGADSSAVATDLPRPLQSVSADFNKDGLTDWVVCGFGHNMGGLYWLKQGANHQYTKLPIREVAGASQAVTGDFNADGWPDLMVLFAHADEGIWLFLNDKRGGFTERNLLRFPSVYGSTSFQLVDFNQDGRLDILYTCGDNSDYSKVLKPYHGVYIYLNEGGERYKEAYFYPINGCTKAVATDFDQDGDLDIATIAFFADFKHNPAESFLLFEQQKPLQFHPHAPPVNRLGRWICMDVNDWDNDGDADVILGNFSKTFIIQEGLKPTWDTHLPLIVLTNKTR; encoded by the coding sequence ATGAGTACCCTTAAGCGATCTTTTTTTCAGCTTTATCAATACGCATTTATTAGTGCGGCTGTGTGGATAGCCGTTGGCAGTTGCCAATCGGGGAAGGACGCTGCCCTGAACGATCCGGCTCTTGCCGAAGGGAAGCAACTGGCACAGCAGCATTGTGCTGGCTGTCACCTTGTTCCATCGCCCGATTTGCTGAATAAAGAAACTTGGGTGAAGCACGTGTTGCCCGCTATGGCTCCAAATCTGGGACTTGAGGTATATTCAGAAGGGGTATATTATGCGGGCGCAAAGGCGTCTATTTCGTTCGACAACTGGCAGAAATTACTTCTTTATTACCAGACACTGGCGCCTGAAACCCTGGAAGGGGCCAAAGCGCCTGAACCCGTGACGAATGACTGGGCCATGTTTTCGCTTGAAAAACCCCGGCTCGACACAACGCAAACGGCAATGACGACCCTGGTGGCGATGGATACGATTAGCCATCAGTTGTATTCAAGTGATGCCTTTCAGAATAATCTGTATCGGTGGAATCGGGCGTTGCAACCAACCCTGTTCAATCGGCTGAATTCGGCCGGGGTTAGTGCTACGTTTTTCCGGGACAAAACAGGCATCGAGCATGGTGTGTTCAGTTGCCTGGGCACGATGCGGGCTGCCGATATTTCGAAAGGCGAGCTGATCTCACTGACCATAGCCGGTAAACAAGGGGCCGATTCGTCAGCGGTGGCTACCGACTTACCCCGACCCCTTCAATCGGTATCCGCTGACTTCAATAAAGATGGGCTGACAGATTGGGTTGTTTGTGGATTCGGACACAATATGGGCGGACTGTACTGGCTCAAACAAGGGGCGAATCATCAGTATACCAAATTGCCCATTCGGGAGGTGGCCGGAGCCAGTCAGGCCGTAACGGGTGATTTCAATGCCGACGGTTGGCCCGATTTGATGGTGTTGTTCGCCCATGCCGATGAAGGCATCTGGCTATTTCTGAATGATAAACGGGGCGGTTTCACGGAGCGGAATCTGCTTCGGTTTCCATCCGTTTATGGCTCGACCAGTTTTCAGCTGGTCGATTTTAATCAAGATGGCCGGTTGGATATTCTGTACACCTGTGGCGATAACAGCGACTACTCAAAAGTGCTGAAACCGTACCACGGCGTGTACATCTACCTGAACGAAGGTGGCGAACGCTACAAGGAAGCCTATTTCTATCCAATCAATGGCTGCACCAAAGCCGTCGCCACCGATTTTGATCAGGATGGCGATCTGGACATCGCGACAATTGCCTTTTTTGCTGATTTTAAACACAATCCCGCCGAGAGCTTTCTGTTGTTTGAACAGCAAAAACCGTTGCAGTTTCATCCCCATGCCCCGCCTGTCAATAGGCTTGGGCGCTGGATTTGCATGGATGTGAACGATTGGGATAATGACGGTGATGCCGATGTCATTCTGGGTAATTTCTCGAAAACGTTCATCATTCAGGAAGGACTAAAGCCAACCTGGGATACGCACTTGCCCTTGATCGTGCTGACGAATAAAACGCGGTAG
- a CDS encoding S9 family peptidase encodes MKRTCLLFITSLTLYSMTQAQPITPPKAAVKPKELITNGHKRTDNYYYLNERENPEVINYLKAENAYLDQVLAPVKDLQTKLFEEMKGRIKQQDESVPYKEGAYYYYTRFVTGGEYPIYCRRKGSMQGAEEIMFDGNVMAKGHNYYQIGGFEVSDNDELAIFAEDTVSRRLYTLRVKNLKTGKLYPEAIPNTEAGSFAWATDNKTLFYVKKDPQTLLGYQVYRHVLGTDSKSDVLVYEEKDNQFYMGLGRSKSKKYIEISSDHNGVATEYQLLEASKPTGHFTTFLPRQKGHEYDIVHYKDKFYVRTNWKAENFRLMEVPEGKTTDRTAWKEVIAHRPDVYLANMDVFAKHLVLGERKAGLTNIRVINQQSKADEYLDFGEPAYVAGISYNPDFNTNVLRYSYSSLTTPNSTFDYNMDTKVKTLRKQQEVLGGFDRNNYVSERFFVTARDGAKVPVSLVYRKGTKKDGSAPLLQYSYGSYGYSTDPGFSSTRLSLLDRGFIFAIAHIRGGQEMGRRWYEDGKMLKKKNTFNDFVDVSEYLTKNKYTSTDKLFAMGGSAGGLLMGAVINQAPQLYRGVVAAVPFVDVVTTMLDESIPLTTGEFEEWGNPKNKDYYDYMLSYSPYDNVEKKAYPNLLVTTGLHDSQVQYWEPAKWVAKLRVMKTDNNQLLLHTNMEAGHGGASGRFEALKEIALEYAFILNLVGERQ; translated from the coding sequence ATGAAACGGACTTGTCTACTTTTCATTACTTCTCTCACGCTCTATAGCATGACCCAAGCACAACCCATTACACCGCCCAAAGCGGCTGTGAAACCTAAAGAACTGATCACGAACGGTCATAAACGAACCGACAATTATTACTACCTCAACGAACGCGAAAATCCGGAAGTCATCAATTATCTGAAAGCTGAGAACGCCTACCTCGATCAGGTACTGGCGCCGGTCAAGGATTTGCAGACTAAGTTGTTTGAGGAAATGAAAGGGCGCATCAAACAGCAAGACGAATCGGTGCCTTACAAAGAGGGGGCTTATTACTACTACACCCGGTTCGTTACCGGGGGCGAGTACCCGATTTATTGCCGCCGGAAAGGCTCGATGCAAGGGGCCGAAGAAATCATGTTCGACGGAAATGTGATGGCGAAAGGTCATAATTATTACCAGATCGGCGGTTTCGAGGTGTCGGACAACGACGAGCTGGCCATTTTCGCCGAAGATACCGTTAGCCGTCGGCTCTATACATTGCGGGTGAAAAACCTGAAAACGGGTAAACTATATCCCGAAGCTATTCCAAATACCGAAGCGGGGAGCTTTGCCTGGGCAACCGATAACAAGACGCTGTTTTATGTCAAAAAAGACCCGCAGACGCTGCTTGGCTATCAAGTCTATCGGCACGTATTAGGAACCGACTCGAAAAGCGATGTGCTGGTGTATGAAGAAAAAGACAACCAGTTCTACATGGGGCTGGGTCGTTCGAAATCAAAAAAATACATCGAGATCAGCTCCGATCATAACGGCGTAGCCACCGAGTACCAGTTGCTGGAAGCCAGCAAACCGACGGGGCATTTCACCACCTTCCTGCCTCGCCAGAAAGGGCATGAGTATGACATTGTTCATTACAAAGACAAGTTTTACGTTCGGACCAACTGGAAGGCCGAGAACTTTCGGTTAATGGAAGTGCCCGAAGGAAAAACGACAGACCGGACCGCCTGGAAAGAAGTGATTGCCCATCGGCCGGATGTGTATCTGGCCAATATGGATGTGTTTGCCAAGCACCTCGTGTTGGGCGAACGGAAAGCAGGGCTGACCAATATCCGGGTGATCAACCAGCAAAGCAAAGCCGATGAATACCTTGATTTTGGCGAGCCAGCCTATGTGGCGGGTATCAGTTATAACCCTGATTTCAATACCAACGTGTTGCGGTATAGCTATTCGTCGCTGACGACGCCCAACTCCACCTTCGATTATAACATGGATACGAAGGTGAAGACGCTCCGGAAACAGCAGGAAGTGTTGGGGGGCTTCGACAGGAACAACTACGTATCGGAGCGGTTTTTTGTGACGGCCCGCGATGGCGCCAAAGTGCCCGTGTCGCTGGTATATCGCAAAGGCACCAAAAAAGATGGCTCGGCTCCGTTGCTCCAATATTCCTATGGTTCTTACGGGTACTCGACCGACCCTGGGTTTAGTTCAACACGCCTGAGCCTGCTCGACCGGGGCTTCATTTTTGCCATTGCACACATTCGGGGTGGTCAGGAAATGGGACGCCGGTGGTATGAAGACGGCAAAATGCTGAAAAAGAAAAATACCTTCAACGACTTCGTTGACGTGTCGGAGTACCTGACCAAGAACAAATACACCAGTACCGACAAACTCTTTGCGATGGGTGGCAGCGCGGGTGGGCTGCTGATGGGTGCCGTAATCAACCAGGCTCCGCAGCTGTACCGGGGTGTGGTGGCGGCTGTTCCCTTCGTCGACGTGGTCACCACCATGCTCGACGAAAGCATTCCGCTCACAACGGGTGAGTTTGAGGAGTGGGGTAATCCAAAAAACAAGGATTATTATGATTACATGCTGTCGTACTCTCCATACGACAACGTTGAGAAAAAGGCTTATCCGAATCTGCTCGTGACAACGGGGCTGCACGATTCGCAGGTGCAGTATTGGGAGCCTGCCAAATGGGTGGCCAAGCTACGCGTCATGAAAACGGATAACAACCAGCTTCTGCTGCATACCAACATGGAAGCGGGTCACGGTGGCGCATCGGGCCGGTTCGAGGCCTTAAAAGAGATCGCCCTGGAATATGCGTTTATCCTGAACCTGGTAGGAGAGCGGCAGTAA